From a single Xyrauchen texanus isolate HMW12.3.18 chromosome 26, RBS_HiC_50CHRs, whole genome shotgun sequence genomic region:
- the LOC127619715 gene encoding tumor necrosis factor receptor superfamily member 11B-like has product MKSDQQSARVMFLLTVLLLPVLSVSGSDRVYQRVDPVTGQTIVCDRCPPGFRLSAHCTRSRPTECVPCGADLYTEFWNFIPNCLRCDACTDRQRVVRACNGTVNTVCECEVGFYWDQFFCKRHTVCKPGHGVKPSGTPHTDTVCELCADGLFADITQTHAACVTHSACGSDEQLVLPGSRWHDNVCATCDQITEKGGLKAQFV; this is encoded by the exons ATGAAGTCTGATCAACAATCAGCACGCGTGATG TTTCTCTTAACAGTATTGCTTCTGCCGGTTCTGTCCGTCTCCGGCTCTGATCGAGTGTATCAGCGCGTGGATCCAGTAACCGGACAGACCATCGTGTGTGATCGGTGTCCGCCGGGGTTCCGCCTGAGCGCGCACTGCACGCGCTCCCGTCCGACAGAGTGTGTCCCGTGCGGCGCGGATCTGTACACGGAGTTCTGGAACTTCATCCCGAACTGTCTGCGGTGCGACGCGTGTACCGACCGTCAGCGGGTCGTTCGGGCGTGTAACGGGACCGTTAATACCGTGTGTGAATGTGAGGTCGGGTTTTATTGGGATCAATTCTTCTGCAAGAGACACACCGTGTGTAAACCGGGACACGGAGTCAAACCATCAG GTACCCCACACACAGACACGGTATGTGAACTCTGCGCAGATGGACTGTTCGCTGACATCACGCAGACACACGCGGCATGCGTCACTCACAGCGCATGCGGGTCAGATGAACAGCTGGTGCTGCCGGGATCCAGGTGGCATGATAACGTGTGTGCCACATGTGACCAGATCACAGAGAAAGGTGGACTAAAAGCTCAATTTGTCTGA